The Phycisphaerales bacterium AB-hyl4 DNA window GGGCTACGCGTGGATGTATGCGACCGGGCAGATGCGCGGCGTGGACAATTATGCGACTTTCGCGCTGGACTACATCGGCTACACGCAGGACAACGGCTGGGTGTTTATGAACCCGTTCGAGTCACCGTTGATTTTCCTGGTGATCACGTTCGTGCTGAACTTTATTTTGATCTATCGGGGGGTCACGCGCGGGATTGAGTTGTTCTGTAAATATGCGATGCCCGTGCTCGCGGTGATCGCGTTGATCATGCTCGGGCGGGTGTTGACGCTCAGCCCGCCGGAGGACGCACCGGAGCGGACCGTGCTCGCCGGGCTGGGGTACATGTGGAACCCGGACTTCGCGGCGCTCGCGAACCCGATGATCTGGTTGCAGGCGGCGGGGCAGGTGTTCTTCTCGCTGTCGATCGGCTTTGCCATCATCATCACCTACGCCAGCTACATGCGCAAAGATGACGACGTGGCGTTGTCGGGCCTGACAGCGGCGTCGGGCAACGGGTTTACGGAGGTCGTTCTGGCGGGGTTGACCATCATCCCCGTGGGCTTCATGTTCATGGGCGATGCGATCAGCGAACGCTTGGGCAGCTCGTTTCAGCTTGGGTTCATGGCGCTGCCGAATGTGTTTGACCAGATGCCGGGCGGGCAGTTCTTCGGCTTCCTGTTCTTCTTCCTGTTGTTCCTCGCGGCGGTGACGAGCACGCTGTCGATGCTTCAGCCGCCGATCGCGTTTCTGGAGGAAGGGCTCGGTGTCGGGCGGAAGGCGGCGGTGACGTTGCTTGGCTTTGTCACCGTGATCGGCTGCGGTTTCGTGGTTTACTTCATGAGCGGCGCGGTCGCGATGGATACGATTGAATTCTGGGCGGTGGACATGGCGATTCCGCTGCTGGCGTTGGTGATTCTGTTGATGTACGGCTGGGTGCTGGGTGTTGATAAGGGGTTCGATGAGCTTCGTCGGGGCGCGGAGATTCCCGTGCCCGGGTTTGTGATGGTGTTGATCAAGTACGTTTCGCCGACGTTCCTGGTCGCCATCTTCGCAGGGCTTGTCTATACCAGCCTGCTGGCGGACCGGCCGGCGGATGCAGACCCGACGCCCTTCGAGGTGCTGGTGGACAACCCGGTGGCGCAGCTTTCATTCGGGCTGATCCTGGCGGTGTTGGTCTTGTTCGTCCTGCTGACGGGGCAGGCAGTGGCGCGATGGCGGAAACGTGAGCTTGCACAGACGGAGGTGTCGCCATGACTGCTGAAGGCTGGATCATGATGCTGGTGTCGGTCGGCGGGATGTGCGCGTTTCTGGGCTGGTGCGTCTACAAGGTTGTGGCCACGCCCGGCTCGACGGAGCACCTGCATAGTCAGGCGGATATCGATCCCGGTGACCGTGAGAAAGATTGAGGCGGTATTCGCGATGCGGTGCTGCGTTGTCCGCGCGGCGCGATTGAAGGTTGAAACAGGCGCAACTCGGCCTGAAGCGCTGCGTGCAGCGCGGCGCGGTCTGGCGGGCGATCGGCGCGTGGGGGGCGCGGTGCGTCGAGGCGGTGGATGGTTTCCAGCAGCAATCGTTCGAGGGTGGGCACGTCGGCGCGGTTCAGCAGCAGGCGAAAGCTTGACGGCAGGTGCTGGTCGGGCGGCGGGGCGTGCCAGCAACTGGGGTTGAGGGCGAGCAGTCGGCGAAGCAACTGCAGATCGCGATCGTTGGATTCCGGCATGGCATGGCCCCCCCGGGTGCTCACAGCCCGACATTTCGGCCAAGATTGGCTGATGTGGGTAAATAGGTATTGCTAACAATCATATCACAATTAAAATACGATGACAGGTCTGACGCAAGCATTTTTCCCGTCGGGGGGTCGGTATGGATCGGAAAAAGCCGCTGAATCTGACGGTGCCCGCTGAACTGGCTGAGCGTTTTGAGCGCGTGTGCAAAGACTTCGGCCACGGCAAGCAGAAGGGCGTCGTGCTCAGTGCGGCCATTCTGATGTACCTCGGGGCCGACCCGAAGCAGCAGGGCGATGTACTGCGTCAGGTGATCCGCCAGGACATTGCTGAAGGTGTGGACCGCATGACGGAACGTGCCCGGGCCGTTGAGAAGTCGCGGTCGAAAGGTGACGGCAAGGGCGACGGCTCAGCCGAGCCGAGCGATCGCGCTTCGCGACGAAAGCCGCCGACGAATCGGAAGAAGCGTGGCAAGTAGGGTGCACGTTGATCGAGCGCAGCGACCGCCACGGCCAGGCGTGCGCTCGGCCGGTACACTGTCGGCGTGAGCAAGCAGCGGTCCGAGCAATCCGCGAATCGCCAGCCACGTTGGAACGTGGACGTTGCCGACCGGCTCGCGGCGCAATGTTTTTTCATCCAGCGATTGGAGCGGCGGACGGGCACGTCATTTCACCGTCAGCCAGGCATTGAGATACACCTTACCGACGAGGGTCGCGGTCGGCTGCATGTCGCCGGCCAGGCGATCGATCACGCGGCCCGGCATGTGATGATCTTCCCCGGCGAGGCGGCGCACGAACTGCACGCCGACCCGGAAACGGCGTATCGACGTACTGTGATCTGCTTCGACCATACGCGCCTCGCATCGGTCGGACGAGAGGCGGGCGTGCCGCTGCTGGATGTGCGGTGGCTCGACACGCAGCCGGTGCATCACCTTCGCCTGGGGCTGTCGGCGTACACGGAACTGGCCTCGCTTTGTGAGCAGATGGACAACGAAGCGCTGCTCACGCGAACCGGCTGGCAGGCGATGGGGCTGGCGCTGTTGACGCAGATCATGGCCCGGCTGCAACGATGGGCGGCGGCGCAGGCGACGCTGGGCGTTCATGTCGGCCCGGAAGATGGGTCCGATCTTGTGCAGCTTGGCTGCGCTTATGTTCAGGAACATCTCGACGAAGACCTTTCGCTCGAACGCGTGGCGGGCGTGCTTGGTGTCAGCTCGGCGCACCTGACACGATCGTTTCGGCTGCATGTGGGCGTGCCGTTTCATCAGTATGTGCTTGCGCAGCGCGTGCGCGAGGCGTGCCGGTTGATGTACGAACGGCCGAACGTATCGTTGACGCGCATCGCGATGCAACTGGGCTTTGGCAGTTCGTCGAGCTTCAGCCGAACGTTTCGGCGGATCACCGGCCAGAGCCCCACGGCGTATCGGCAGCAGGGGCGTCGAGGGGTTTGAGTGGCTTGCCTGAGGTCAAAATTCGTCAAGTCGGATCGTCACGATTCGGCAAGCAGATATGGCGCGCCCGCTTAGCATGGTTCGGGTGTGGACAATGCATCACCTTGCCAGGAGACATTGACGATGCTGATTGACGTTGACGTGCATCATACGACGCCTTCGAAAGAGCAGTGGCGAAGGTGGACGAACTGCAGCCGGGGCAGTCGAAGGTGGTTGATGTGGCGGGGAAGTCGGTGGGGGTGTTTCACGAAGGTGGGACGTATCACGCGGTGCTGAACTTTTGTCCGCATGCCGGTGCGCCGATCTGCCTCGGTCGCGTGCGCGGTGCGGTGGTGGTGGATGACGAGGGGCGAACGGGCTACGACCACGAACGGCGGGTGTTGCGGTGTCCGTGGCATCACTGGGAGTTTGATCTGGCGACGGGCAAGCCGTTGACTGCGATTCGAGAAAAGTTGAAGACGTACCCGGTGCGCGTGGAAGGTGATGAGATTCAGGTTGATATCTGATTGTGTTGGTTCGTCGATTTTCACGGGCCCGCGTGGGCGCGGGGGCTAAATGGAGCGTGGCGTGCCCCAGCCGCCGCCGCCGGGGGTTTGGATTTCGAGCGTATCGCCTGGCTGACAGGTGATGGTGCACTTGCCGGGGAGTGGTTCGCGTTTGCCGTTGGGGTGGATGAGGATGTTGCGGCCGGGCTGTGCGGGCTCGCCCCCGGCGAGGCCGTAGGGAGCGTGGCGTCGGCGTTCGGTGAGCAGTGTGAGTTGGACGGGGGTGTCGAAGGTGTATCGTCGGATGAGTCCGTCGCCGCCTGCGTGTTTGCCCGCGCCGCCTGAGCCGGTGCGGATGGCGTAGGCCTGGACGCGGAAGGGGTAGGCGTGTTCGAGCGCTTCGACGGGGGTGTTGAGGGTGTTGGTCATGTGAGTGTGGATGGCGTGGCCGCCGGGCGCGTGGGGGCCTGCGCCCGCGCCGCCGGCGAGCGTTTCGTAGTAGGCGAAAGGCGGGTGGGAATGTGGAATGTGGGATGTTGGATGGGGGATGTTGGAGGGGCCGGGGGGCGTTTGGGTGAGATTCGACATTCGCGATGCCACATCCGACATGTTCTCCGTGCTGCCGATGGTGAGGTTGTTCATCGAGCCGGCGCTGGCGGCGGGGGCGATGTCGGGCAGTGCCTGGGCGATCGCGCCGAAGAGGGTGTCGACGATGCGCTGGCTGGTTTCGACGTTGCCGCCTGCGACGGCGGCGGGGTAGGTGGCGTCGACGATGGAGCCGGGGCGGGTGAGCAGGGTGACGGGGCGGAGGACGCCGGAGTTGGAGGGGATGTCGCTGCCGGGGTCGCTGGCGGCGAGGCAGCGGAAGACGTACATGGTGGCGGAGAGGGCGATCGCGCGGACGGCGTTAACGGGGCCGAGCGTCTGGTCGTCGCTTTCGCGGAGGTCGACGGTGGCGTGGTCGGCTGCGATGGTGAGGGTGCAACGGATGGCGATGTCGTTGTTGCCGTGGCCGTCGTCGTCGAGCAGGTCGTGGAAGTGATATTGGCCGTCGGGGAGTTTGTGGATGAGGTTGCGGACGAACCGGGCGGTGTAGTCCTGCAACGCGGCGGCGCAATGGGCGAGGCGCTCAGGCGTGTGGTGTTCGGTGAGTGAGGTGAGTCGGGTGATGCCGACGTCGAGGGCGGCGCATTGCGCGAGCAGGTCGCCGCGGCGTTCGTCGGGCGTGCGGGTCTGGTTGCAGATGTTGGTGATCAGGTCTTCGGTGAGGCGGGAGGGTGGGATGCGGACGCCTTCGTCGTCGATGTGTTGTGAGATGGGCAGCGAGCCGGGCGTGATGCCGCCGACGTCGGCGTGGTGTGCGCGGTTGGCGACGTAGAAGTCTGGCGGGGCGGCAGCGTTTGGCGTGGCGGTGAGGAAACAGGGGGCGACGACGGTGATGTCGGGCAGGTGTGTGCCGCCGGCGTAGGGGTCGTTGACGATGAAGCGGTCGCCGGGGCGCATTGTGGCGGGGTCGAACTTTTCGAGCACGGCTTTGACCGACAGTGGCGCGGAGCCGAGGTGGACGGGGATGTGTGCTGCCTGGGCGATCATGTCGCCTTGCGGGTCAAAGATGGCGCAGGAGAAGTCGCGCCGCTCTTTGATGTTGGGCGAGTAGGCGGAGCGCATGAGGCGGACGCCCATTTCTTCAGCGATGGAAGCGAACAGGTGTTTGAAGACTTCAAGCTCGATCGGGTCGAGCGTGGCGGTGTCATGGTTGGTGGTGTTCATCTTGTCGCTTGAGCATGAGTTGGCCGAGCGTATTGACGACGCCGTGCCAGTCGGGCGGGATGAGGGTGGTGGCGGAGTATTCGGTGATGATGGTGCGCGGCGGGAGGCGGTCGTTGGCTCGGAGGGCGTCGCGCGGGATGGCGTGCCAGGTGTGTTGATGTTCGCCTTCGTGGACGGTGACGTCGCGGGTGGCGGGGGGCGGGCTGTTTTCGTTGCGTGGGGCGAGGGGTGGAATGTTGACGGGTTGCTCGCGGCCGGAGGCTTGCCAGCGGGCGGCGACGAGTTCGATGGGTTTGTCGGCGGCGGTGTAGCCGTAGAGTCGCTGGTGCTCGTCGAGGAAGCGGGCGATGGGGTTGGGGTGATCGAAGGGGACGGTGATTTCGTAGGACTGGCCGAGGTATCGCATGTCGATCGCGCGGTGGTCGAGGCGGTCGGCGTCGGGGAGGTTTTCGTTGGCCATCGCGGCGTCGGCCTGTTGCTTGAGTGTGGCGAAGGCGGCCTGCACGGCGGGGTGTGATTCGAGGTTCGCGTCGTCGGGTTGCACGGTGACGAGCAGGGCGTGGGAGAAGGTGTAGGTGGGCGTTGCGCCGAGCATGCCGACGGCGCTGAGCAGGCCGGCATGTTGCGGGACGAGGACGCGGGTGATGCCGACGGCGTCGGCGAGTCGGCAGGCGTGCAGTCCGCCCGCGCCGCCGAAGGGGACGAGCGTGAAGCGGCGCGGATCGCGGCCGCGCTGGAGTGAGATGCGGTGCACGGCTCGGGCCATGGTCGCCTCGGCGATGCGGAGGATGCCCGCGGCGGTGTCGTGCAGGGCGAGGTTGGCGCGCGTGGCGATGGTGTGGACGGCGGCCTCGGCGCGGGCGCGGTCGATGGCGAGATCTTCGCCGAGCGAGATGTCGGTTGGCAGGTGGCCGAGGGCGACGTGTGCGTCGGTGACGGTGGCGAGGGGTTGGTCGGGTTGTTGTCGGCCGTAGCATGCCGGGCCGGGGTTGGCGCCGGCGGACTGGGGGCCGACGCGCAGCGCGCCGCCGGGGTCGAGCCAGGCGATCGAGCCGCCGCCCGCGCCGACGGTGTGCATGTCGATCATGGGCAGGCGGACGGGCAGGTCGCCTGCTTCGCCTTCGCTGGTGAGCACGGCTTTGGGATCGCAGAGCGCGACGTCGGTGCTCGTGCCGCCCATGTCGAAGCTGATGATGCCTTCGACGTCGGCGTGCTTCGCGACCGCGGCTGCGCCGAGTACGCCGCCCGCGGGTCCGGAGAGTACGGTGCGGACGGGGGCGTTGCGGATGACGTCTGGCGGCAGCGTTCCGCCGTGTGATGCCATGATGCGCAGGTTGGCTTCGCCGAGTTCGTGCGTGAGTCGATCGAGATAGCGCACCATTTTCGGCGCGACGACGGCGTTGACGACGCAGGTGGCGGCGCGTTCGTACTCGCGATACTCCGGCAGCAGTTCGTGGGAGACGGTCAGGTGCAGGTCGCGGCCGAAGGCATCGCGTAAGGCGTCGGCGATGCGGCGCTCGTGCTGCGGATTGGCGTAGCTGTGCAGCAGACTGATGGCGACGGCGGTGACGTTGAGGTTGCGCAGTTGCTCGATGAGGGTATCGATGTCGGTCTGGTTGAGCGGCTGAAGCACGCGGCCGTCGTGCGCGATGCGCTCCGGCACGCCGAGGCAGCGGTCGGTGGGGATGGGTGGTTTGGGACGATGGGGGACGAGTGCGTAGAGGTCCGGCCGATGCTGGCGGGCGATGGCGAGGGTGTGCTCGAAGCCTGCGGTGGTGATGAAGGCGGTGTTTGGTTTCGAGTTCCGAGTTTCGAGTTTCGAGTTGGGGTGGCTGGCCGAACTAGAAACTCGAAACTCGGAACTCGAAACTTCCTCGATGAGTGCATTGGTGGCGACAGTGGAGCCGTGGATGACGTGCGGGGGGTGGTCGTGGCGTGAAGGGCGGTTGGCTTTGCGGAGCAGGTGATCGATGCCGACGAGGACGGCGCGGGCCGGGTCGTCGGGGGTGGACAGCAGTTTGTGCGTGGTGTGGACGCGACGGTTCACGTCGAGCAGCACGAGGTCGGTGAACGTGCCGCCGGTGTCGACGCCGACGTACACTGGGGCGTTTGTGACGGTTGATCGCTGCACGGGTGCGGTTTTACCACAAACTGTTTGCCGTGTGGGGGATGTCGGCTTTGTCGTGATCGCGTTCGGTGGGTATCCTCATCGCCATGACAGAGAATTCTCCCACCCCCGGAAGTCCCGGAAGCCCCGGAAGCCCCGGAAGCCCCGGAAGCCCCGGAAGCCCCGGCACCCCCGGAAGTACGTCTGAAGCGCCTGGCCGCATCACGGAGCAGCAGGTGCGGCATGTGGCGAAGCTCAGCCGACTTCGGCTTAGCGACGATCAGGTGCACCAGTTCACCGAGCAGTTGGCTGACGTGCTGGACTACGTGGCGAAGCTCAATGAGTTGGACGTGGAGAACGTAGAGCCGATGGCTCACGCGATGGACCTGCTGAACGTGCTGCGTGAAGACGCGGAGAAGCAGGGTCTGTCGGTGGAGGAAGCGCTAGGCAATGCGCCGGACGCGTCGCCGCCGTTCTTCAAAGTGCCCAAAGTGCTCGGCGAAGCGAGCGGAGCGTGATAACCGGTTTCGAGTTTCTGGTTCCGAGTTTCGAGTTTGCAGCGATGCGAACCGGCTTGGCAACTCGAAACTCGGAACTCGAAACCAGAAACTGATTGAACGATGAACCCTACCGAAACCACCCTCGTTGAACTGCGTGATGCGATTGCGGCCAAGGATGTGTCGGCCGAGCAGGCGACGCGCGCTTATCTGGACCGAATCGAATCGCTCGACGGCAAGCTGCATGCGTACCACGAAGTGTTCGCGGAGCGGGCGATGGAGCGCGCACGCGATGTGGATGCGGGCAAGCTCACTGGCGCGCTGGCCGGCGTGCCCGTGGCGATCAAGGATGTGCTGGCGACGCAGCGCGGCACGACGACGTGCTCGTCGCGGATGCTCGAAGGCTTCAAAGCGCCGTACCGCGCGACGGTGGTGCGCAAGCTGGAAGAGGCTGGTGCGATCATCCTCGGCAAGACGAACATGGACGAGTTCGCAATGGGCTCGTCGTGCGAGCATTGCGCGTGGGGGCCGGTGACGAATCCGTGGGGTGAGAATCGCGTGCCCGGCGGCAGCAGCGGCGGGGCGGCGGCGGCGATGGCGGCGGATATGTGTGCCGGCTCGATCGGCTCGGATACGGGGGGCTCGATTCGACAGCCGGCGTCGTTGTGTGGCGTGGTGGGGCTCAAGCCGACGTATGGGCGCGTGTCGCGATGGGGGCTGGTGGCGTTTGCTTCAAGCCTCGACCAGCTTGGCCCGTTCAGTCACACGATCGCGGACGCAGCGCTGCTGCTGAAGGTGATGGCTGGGCATGATCCGCTGGACTCGACGAGCGCGAACATTGCCGTGCCGGACGATCTGGATGATGTCGACATCAAGCCGGAGAAGCTGCGCATCGGCCTGGCGAAGCAATACATGTCCGACCAGAACGACCCGGCGATGAACGAGGCGATCGAAAAAGCGAAGCAGGTTTACCAGCAACTCGGCGCGGAGATTGTTGAAGTCGACTTGCCGCATACCGATTATGGCATCCCGGTGTATTACATCGTCGCGACGGCCGAGGCGTCGAGCAACCTCGCGCGATACGACGGTGTGCACTATGGGCATCGCACGACGCAGGCGGAAGACCTTGTCGATCTCTACTCGCGCAGCCGAAGCGAAGGCTTCGGTGATGAGGTGAAGCGACGCATCATGCTTGGCACGTATGCGCTGTCCAGCGGCTATTACGACGCCTACTACTTGCGTGCGTTGAAGGTCAGGCGGTTGATCAAGCAGGACTTTGACAGCGCGTTTGAGAAATGCGATGCGATCCTCTGTCCGACGACGACCGGGCCTGCGTTCAAGATGGGCGAAAAAACAGATGACCCGTTGTCGATGTATCTCAATGACGTTTACACCGTGCCCGCGAGTCTGGCGGGTATCCCGGGTGTGACGCTGCCTGGCGGCTTTGCGGATGCGGAGGGGCAGCGGCTGCCGCTTGGCATTCAATTGCTGGGGCCAGCGTATCAGGAGGCGAAGTTGCTGCGTATTGCGCGCTGCTACGAGGCGCAGACGGATCATCATCGTGCACGGCCGACGACGGCCGGCGCGGTGTGAACGTCGACCCTGCACGCATGTTGCTGGGGGAAAGCCTTAATCTGCGAGCGTGACTGGGGTTGACGCCGTAGAATCCCGGGACGCAACTGAAGCAGTGCGTGGGGATGAGCGGGAAGTGCGGGTGGCTGACGCCTTGGTGTGGGAGGAGCGAAATCCGAAAATTGATGACCTGGGAAGACCCCAAGCTTGATTCAGGGGTCGACATGGGCTAAAAAATGCTGGCGGAACGCCGATCACGCGCGCCGCCGCCCAACCGCATGCTTTCTCCCCTCCGCCCCGTTGTCGCTTCGGCGACAGCGGGGTTTTTATTTGGGGGTGCAGGTACGCCTACGCGGATTCGCATTTAGCCGCGGGCCTTGGCCCGCGATCTTGACCCGTTGGGCAAAAAAAGCGGTGCAAGGACCGCTGCTAAATCTTGGAATTGTAAAAACCGCTTTGTCGTACTAGCGGTTGCGAGCTTTCAATTCGCAACAAGTGCGCTGCCGACCTAAGCCGGCAGGCTGAGTGACAGTTCACACGTTGCAACTGAAACTCGAACAGGCGAGCTTCACGCGCGCGTGGCTTTGATGATGCGTGGCGGGTTTTGCGGTCGGCCGGCTTGCGCGTCGGCGAGCGGGGTCTGGCCGAGTTTGTCGACGATGTCCAGGCCTTCGACAACTTTGCCGAAGGCGGTGTACTGGTTGTCGAGGTGCTGGCAGTGTTCG harbors:
- a CDS encoding sodium-dependent transporter → MANGPGSSENWGTRAGVILAVTGSAVGLGNFLRFPGLAAEWGGAFMIPYVLAFLLLGLPVVWVEWSAGRWGGRQGYNSIIGIFFAMSKSRLAPYLGTIGMLIPVMIYMFYVYVASWCLGYAWMYATGQMRGVDNYATFALDYIGYTQDNGWVFMNPFESPLIFLVITFVLNFILIYRGVTRGIELFCKYAMPVLAVIALIMLGRVLTLSPPEDAPERTVLAGLGYMWNPDFAALANPMIWLQAAGQVFFSLSIGFAIIITYASYMRKDDDVALSGLTAASGNGFTEVVLAGLTIIPVGFMFMGDAISERLGSSFQLGFMALPNVFDQMPGGQFFGFLFFFLLFLAAVTSTLSMLQPPIAFLEEGLGVGRKAAVTLLGFVTVIGCGFVVYFMSGAVAMDTIEFWAVDMAIPLLALVILLMYGWVLGVDKGFDELRRGAEIPVPGFVMVLIKYVSPTFLVAIFAGLVYTSLLADRPADADPTPFEVLVDNPVAQLSFGLILAVLVLFVLLTGQAVARWRKRELAQTEVSP
- a CDS encoding helix-turn-helix domain-containing protein, with the translated sequence MSKQRSEQSANRQPRWNVDVADRLAAQCFFIQRLERRTGTSFHRQPGIEIHLTDEGRGRLHVAGQAIDHAARHVMIFPGEAAHELHADPETAYRRTVICFDHTRLASVGREAGVPLLDVRWLDTQPVHHLRLGLSAYTELASLCEQMDNEALLTRTGWQAMGLALLTQIMARLQRWAAAQATLGVHVGPEDGSDLVQLGCAYVQEHLDEDLSLERVAGVLGVSSAHLTRSFRLHVGVPFHQYVLAQRVREACRLMYERPNVSLTRIAMQLGFGSSSSFSRTFRRITGQSPTAYRQQGRRGV
- a CDS encoding Rieske (2Fe-2S) protein: MDELQPGQSKVVDVAGKSVGVFHEGGTYHAVLNFCPHAGAPICLGRVRGAVVVDDEGRTGYDHERRVLRCPWHHWEFDLATGKPLTAIREKLKTYPVRVEGDEIQVDI
- a CDS encoding hydantoinase B/oxoprolinase family protein; its protein translation is MNTTNHDTATLDPIELEVFKHLFASIAEEMGVRLMRSAYSPNIKERRDFSCAIFDPQGDMIAQAAHIPVHLGSAPLSVKAVLEKFDPATMRPGDRFIVNDPYAGGTHLPDITVVAPCFLTATPNAAAPPDFYVANRAHHADVGGITPGSLPISQHIDDEGVRIPPSRLTEDLITNICNQTRTPDERRGDLLAQCAALDVGITRLTSLTEHHTPERLAHCAAALQDYTARFVRNLIHKLPDGQYHFHDLLDDDGHGNNDIAIRCTLTIAADHATVDLRESDDQTLGPVNAVRAIALSATMYVFRCLAASDPGSDIPSNSGVLRPVTLLTRPGSIVDATYPAAVAGGNVETSQRIVDTLFGAIAQALPDIAPAASAGSMNNLTIGSTENMSDVASRMSNLTQTPPGPSNIPHPTSHIPHSHPPFAYYETLAGGAGAGPHAPGGHAIHTHMTNTLNTPVEALEHAYPFRVQAYAIRTGSGGAGKHAGGDGLIRRYTFDTPVQLTLLTERRRHAPYGLAGGEPAQPGRNILIHPNGKREPLPGKCTITCQPGDTLEIQTPGGGGWGTPRSI
- a CDS encoding hydantoinase/oxoprolinase family protein; the protein is MQRSTVTNAPVYVGVDTGGTFTDLVLLDVNRRVHTTHKLLSTPDDPARAVLVGIDHLLRKANRPSRHDHPPHVIHGSTVATNALIEEVSSSEFRVSSSASHPNSKLETRNSKPNTAFITTAGFEHTLAIARQHRPDLYALVPHRPKPPIPTDRCLGVPERIAHDGRVLQPLNQTDIDTLIEQLRNLNVTAVAISLLHSYANPQHERRIADALRDAFGRDLHLTVSHELLPEYREYERAATCVVNAVVAPKMVRYLDRLTHELGEANLRIMASHGGTLPPDVIRNAPVRTVLSGPAGGVLGAAAVAKHADVEGIISFDMGGTSTDVALCDPKAVLTSEGEAGDLPVRLPMIDMHTVGAGGGSIAWLDPGGALRVGPQSAGANPGPACYGRQQPDQPLATVTDAHVALGHLPTDISLGEDLAIDRARAEAAVHTIATRANLALHDTAAGILRIAEATMARAVHRISLQRGRDPRRFTLVPFGGAGGLHACRLADAVGITRVLVPQHAGLLSAVGMLGATPTYTFSHALLVTVQPDDANLESHPAVQAAFATLKQQADAAMANENLPDADRLDHRAIDMRYLGQSYEITVPFDHPNPIARFLDEHQRLYGYTAADKPIELVAARWQASGREQPVNIPPLAPRNENSPPPATRDVTVHEGEHQHTWHAIPRDALRANDRLPPRTIITEYSATTLIPPDWHGVVNTLGQLMLKRQDEHHQP
- the gatC gene encoding Asp-tRNA(Asn)/Glu-tRNA(Gln) amidotransferase subunit GatC, producing the protein MTEQQVRHVAKLSRLRLSDDQVHQFTEQLADVLDYVAKLNELDVENVEPMAHAMDLLNVLREDAEKQGLSVEEALGNAPDASPPFFKVPKVLGEASGA
- the gatA gene encoding Asp-tRNA(Asn)/Glu-tRNA(Gln) amidotransferase subunit GatA, encoding MNPTETTLVELRDAIAAKDVSAEQATRAYLDRIESLDGKLHAYHEVFAERAMERARDVDAGKLTGALAGVPVAIKDVLATQRGTTTCSSRMLEGFKAPYRATVVRKLEEAGAIILGKTNMDEFAMGSSCEHCAWGPVTNPWGENRVPGGSSGGAAAAMAADMCAGSIGSDTGGSIRQPASLCGVVGLKPTYGRVSRWGLVAFASSLDQLGPFSHTIADAALLLKVMAGHDPLDSTSANIAVPDDLDDVDIKPEKLRIGLAKQYMSDQNDPAMNEAIEKAKQVYQQLGAEIVEVDLPHTDYGIPVYYIVATAEASSNLARYDGVHYGHRTTQAEDLVDLYSRSRSEGFGDEVKRRIMLGTYALSSGYYDAYYLRALKVRRLIKQDFDSAFEKCDAILCPTTTGPAFKMGEKTDDPLSMYLNDVYTVPASLAGIPGVTLPGGFADAEGQRLPLGIQLLGPAYQEAKLLRIARCYEAQTDHHRARPTTAGAV